A genome region from Nitrosopumilus oxyclinae includes the following:
- a CDS encoding acetolactate synthase large subunit: protein MKASDLFVKCLETEGVEYIFGIPGEENADFMMSLSESKIKFILTRHEQGAAFMADVYGRLTGKVGVCLATLGPGATNLVTGVANANMDRSRLLAITGQTDSHLLHKESHQNMDAITMFKPITKWNWSIRNPQNIPEIVRRAFKISLEEKPGAVHIELPQDIAKKDTDIPPIEPQPIFRSGANEELIKQAAQLILHAKNPIIFLGNGCVRENASSHIRKFVEKTGIIAMNTFMGKGVVSDDSPLHLHTIGIKDADHALLAMKSADVVIAVGVDLVEYSPKNWNQDLNKKIIHIDFTPSEVYTYYRPKVEIVSDIEYAIDDILSELESQKEIHPELDIFPRKEIPEIFKKILREVDERRDSFNDDMSFPIKPEKLIIDVRNAMGEHDIVLSDVGAHKLWIAKIYKTYQPNTCIIPNGFCSMGFAFPGAMAAKLVYPERNVVAMCGDAGFLMNVQELETAVRLKIQIITVVWCDRDLGMISMKQKNEFGKSVFTNFTNPDFIQLAESFGAVGYVVKSTEEFPRILDEAKKIQDKPVIIAIDVDYSRNNVLLNDSNYENV from the coding sequence TTGAAAGCTTCTGATTTATTTGTAAAATGTCTTGAAACTGAAGGCGTAGAATACATTTTTGGCATCCCGGGTGAGGAGAATGCTGATTTTATGATGTCGTTATCTGAGTCTAAGATTAAATTCATTTTGACTCGGCATGAACAAGGAGCTGCATTCATGGCAGATGTGTATGGGCGACTAACTGGTAAAGTTGGAGTGTGTTTGGCTACTTTGGGTCCTGGCGCGACAAATCTAGTTACTGGTGTTGCAAATGCAAACATGGATAGGTCAAGATTACTTGCAATTACTGGACAGACTGATTCTCATCTATTGCATAAAGAATCACATCAAAATATGGATGCAATTACAATGTTCAAGCCCATTACAAAATGGAATTGGTCTATACGTAATCCGCAAAATATTCCAGAAATTGTAAGACGTGCATTCAAAATTTCATTAGAGGAAAAACCAGGCGCTGTACATATTGAACTGCCGCAAGATATTGCAAAAAAAGATACGGACATTCCCCCAATAGAACCTCAGCCCATCTTTAGATCTGGTGCAAATGAAGAATTGATTAAACAGGCTGCACAATTGATTCTTCATGCAAAAAATCCTATAATTTTTCTAGGAAATGGGTGTGTTCGAGAAAACGCTAGTTCTCACATTCGTAAATTTGTAGAGAAAACTGGCATCATTGCTATGAATACGTTTATGGGAAAAGGAGTGGTATCTGATGATTCGCCATTACATTTGCATACTATTGGAATCAAAGATGCAGACCATGCATTACTTGCAATGAAATCTGCAGATGTTGTAATTGCAGTGGGTGTTGATCTTGTAGAGTATAGTCCTAAAAATTGGAATCAAGATTTGAATAAAAAAATTATCCATATTGATTTTACGCCTTCTGAAGTGTATACCTATTATCGACCCAAAGTGGAAATAGTTTCAGATATTGAATATGCCATTGATGATATTTTATCTGAACTAGAATCTCAAAAAGAAATACATCCTGAATTAGATATTTTCCCACGAAAAGAGATTCCAGAAATTTTTAAGAAAATTTTACGTGAAGTTGATGAGCGACGTGATTCATTTAATGATGATATGTCTTTCCCAATAAAACCTGAGAAATTAATAATAGATGTTAGAAATGCCATGGGCGAACATGACATTGTTTTGTCTGATGTCGGAGCACACAAACTTTGGATTGCTAAAATTTACAAAACATATCAGCCAAACACTTGCATTATTCCAAATGGATTTTGTTCTATGGGATTTGCATTTCCAGGCGCAATGGCTGCAAAATTAGTTTATCCTGAACGAAATGTGGTTGCAATGTGCGGTGATGCAGGTTTTTTGATGAACGTGCAGGAACTTGAAACTGCAGTCAGACTAAAGATTCAAATCATTACTGTAGTATGGTGTGATCGTGATTTAGGTATGATATCTATGAAACAAAAAAATGAGTTTGGTAAGAGTGTCTTTACAAATTTTACCAATCCTGATTTTATCCAACTAGCTGAAAGTTTTGGAGCCGTAGGGTATGTAGTCAAATCTACAGAGGAATTTCCAAGGATTTTAGATGAGGCTAAAAAAATCCAAGACAAGCCTGTGATTATTGCAATTGATGTAGATTATTCTAGAAATAACGTTCTCTTAAATGACAGTAATTATGAAAATGTATAA
- a CDS encoding NAD(P)/FAD-dependent oxidoreductase yields MTTKILILGGGFGGVNVLKSIQNKFKNDSNIRISIVSQDNYFLYTPMLPQVSSGLIHPSDITVPIRKLCKQAEFYHAEISFIDLKQKLVTITRTFDGKVHALDYDYLVIALGSNTNFFHNKNIEKHSFVIKTVEDAVSINSQVINMLESAAQTSDEDFKKALMTFTVVGGGFAGVETMGEINQLVRDSVKNFYPSIGTENISMNLVASKEFILSELGPKLGKIAGNYLRKAGVNVLTKTKAVDAGEDFVKLDNGKVIPCMTLIWAAGTDIDPVIYNLECQHHQSGKIMVDEYLRVLENENVLALGDNALIKNPLTGEPYPATAQNSIHQSSTVVNNLYSAITGKTKLKKFSFKSKGMMTTLGRKIAIAVMFGLPITGPVAWLIWRTYYLSQLPMFEKKFQVATSWMADLLFKRDLTFIGLIKNKSLTKVDMKYDTPPIEDFFKD; encoded by the coding sequence ATGACAACAAAAATTCTAATTTTAGGAGGTGGATTTGGAGGAGTAAATGTTCTCAAATCAATTCAAAATAAATTCAAAAACGATTCAAACATTAGAATTAGCATTGTAAGTCAAGATAATTATTTTCTTTATACTCCTATGTTACCACAGGTTTCATCAGGATTAATTCATCCTAGTGATATCACTGTTCCAATTCGTAAACTGTGCAAACAGGCAGAATTTTATCATGCTGAAATATCTTTTATAGATTTAAAACAAAAATTAGTTACTATTACTAGGACATTTGATGGAAAAGTGCATGCACTTGATTATGACTATTTGGTAATTGCTCTTGGAAGTAACACAAACTTTTTTCATAATAAAAATATTGAAAAACATTCGTTTGTTATTAAAACTGTGGAGGATGCAGTATCTATTAATTCACAAGTGATCAATATGCTTGAAAGTGCAGCCCAAACTTCAGATGAAGATTTCAAAAAAGCGTTGATGACATTTACTGTTGTAGGTGGTGGTTTTGCAGGTGTAGAAACAATGGGCGAGATAAATCAACTTGTTCGAGATTCTGTCAAGAATTTCTATCCGAGCATAGGCACAGAGAATATTTCTATGAATCTAGTTGCCTCTAAAGAATTTATTTTATCTGAACTTGGGCCAAAGCTTGGAAAAATTGCTGGTAACTACTTACGCAAAGCTGGAGTTAACGTACTCACTAAGACTAAAGCAGTAGATGCGGGAGAAGATTTTGTAAAATTAGATAATGGTAAAGTAATTCCATGTATGACTTTGATTTGGGCTGCAGGGACTGATATTGATCCTGTAATATACAACTTGGAATGCCAGCATCACCAGTCGGGAAAAATCATGGTTGATGAATATTTACGAGTTCTTGAAAATGAAAATGTTTTAGCTTTGGGGGATAATGCATTGATAAAAAATCCCCTTACTGGGGAGCCATACCCTGCAACTGCTCAAAACTCAATTCATCAAAGTAGTACCGTAGTAAATAATTTGTATTCTGCAATTACTGGTAAAACAAAATTAAAAAAATTCTCTTTTAAAAGTAAAGGTATGATGACTACCTTGGGTAGGAAAATTGCCATTGCAGTGATGTTTGGTTTGCCTATTACTGGTCCTGTTGCGTGGTTAATTTGGAGAACATATTATTTGTCACAGTTGCCAATGTTTGAAAAAAAATTTCAGGTTGCTACTAGCTGGATGGCAGACTTGTTGTTTAAACGTGACTTGACGTTTATTGGTTTGATTAAAAATAAATCCCTTACAAAAGTTGACATGAAATACGATACACCGCCAATCGAAGATTTTTTTAAAGATTAG
- a CDS encoding transglutaminase family protein codes for MKVSVEYDVSYSYDNIVTINDNVLRVFPSKEFWQTPIDEQVTITPTGKELYYTDRFGNRNLRIKITEPHYSSYFKVISTVETTPYKVTVDDDISLPLDKSIFSPDVRTYLNASTLINPDMIRQRAPDIVDNVKTLKEALQVLTEWVTTNIEYVPASTTIQTKARESLAMGVGVCQDKAHILIGFLRSLGIPSRYVSGILVDTPGATHAWAEAYWPNVGWIPLDPTHNRSFDLEHYYVKYGHGRDYNDVSPITGSFESDSPNSLTQLNVIPTIIPQ; via the coding sequence TTGAAGGTTTCAGTAGAATATGACGTCAGTTATTCTTATGATAATATAGTTACAATAAATGATAATGTTTTACGTGTATTTCCTTCAAAAGAATTTTGGCAAACTCCTATTGATGAGCAAGTGACTATAACCCCTACTGGAAAGGAACTCTACTATACCGATAGATTTGGAAACAGAAATTTACGAATTAAAATTACTGAGCCACACTACTCATCTTACTTTAAAGTAATTTCAACTGTAGAGACAACTCCTTACAAAGTTACAGTAGATGATGACATTAGTTTGCCACTTGACAAATCTATTTTCTCACCTGATGTTAGGACTTACCTTAATGCTTCAACTCTTATCAATCCAGATATGATTAGACAGAGAGCTCCTGATATTGTAGACAATGTCAAAACTTTGAAAGAAGCATTACAGGTTCTTACAGAGTGGGTTACAACAAACATAGAATATGTTCCTGCATCAACTACAATTCAAACTAAAGCTAGAGAATCATTGGCCATGGGTGTAGGGGTATGTCAGGACAAAGCCCATATTCTTATTGGATTTTTACGCTCACTTGGAATTCCATCTAGATATGTCAGTGGCATTTTAGTAGATACACCTGGAGCAACTCATGCATGGGCAGAAGCTTACTGGCCAAATGTTGGTTGGATTCCTTTAGACCCTACTCATAACAGATCTTTTGATTTAGAACACTACTATGTAAAATATGGGCATGGCCGTGATTACAATGACGTATCTCCAATTACTGGTTCTTTTGAATCTGACAGTCCGAACAGTCTAACTCAGTTGAATGTTATCCCAACAATTATTCCACAATAG
- a CDS encoding alpha-E domain-containing protein, with translation MLFVLNDKLDKKNLILPSKLYKAYWLGRYVERVDSITRSLLSALHTYKNLKSEEPLISLADSLGIEFTKREKFLEVILHGDVSSSVLYAVRNMRTNAMGLGIDRLVRESNILVIAVEERPDLQNIDEVIKHANDVVAAINNLGRVIDEEIAPPKISDDTRQNQTRHQQQ, from the coding sequence TTGTTATTTGTTCTGAACGATAAACTGGATAAAAAAAACTTGATTCTTCCAAGTAAATTATACAAAGCATATTGGTTAGGTCGTTATGTTGAAAGAGTAGATAGTATAACTCGCTCCTTACTTAGTGCTCTCCATACGTACAAAAATCTAAAAAGTGAAGAACCATTGATCTCTCTTGCAGATAGTTTGGGAATAGAATTTACAAAGCGTGAAAAATTTCTTGAAGTAATATTACACGGAGATGTCTCATCTAGCGTTCTATATGCTGTAAGGAATATGAGAACAAATGCAATGGGTTTGGGAATTGATAGATTAGTTAGAGAATCAAATATTCTGGTAATAGCAGTAGAAGAAAGACCTGATTTACAAAATATTGATGAGGTAATCAAACATGCAAATGATGTAGTTGCAGCAATTAATAATTTAGGTAGGGTTATCGACGAAGAAATTGCTCCTCCTAAAATCTCAGACGATACAAGACAAAATCAAACTCGTCATCAACAACAGTGA
- a CDS encoding circularly permuted type 2 ATP-grasp protein translates to MHVDSLPSKSIDFSKDESFNEAIDSNLIIRKEYQQFFKNIQNPRLLRLGEKVMSADLTAYLEGFTYNVKPTEYNAVPMDFVPRIISKQNFQTIQDGIKQRAKVLNMFLKDVYTQKKTIVPDELIFGSEYFNPDLIGHLPKNDIFIQVYGADLLYNGETYYVIEDNLRVPSGVTYPIKIREMSDRYLDILKKGYKLESYKPWKFLLDAMKDASWVKNPFMVLLTDGTSGSAYFEHMYLSKLMNIPLVEAGDLYITASGNVVVKIPGEGEVQVDVIYRRVEDLDIFVPGITKAYLDGKVALVNSPGTGIADDKLVYSYVPELIRHYLSEEPILEQPKSYNPTIPEDLESAIKNVENLVVKERGGYGGMGTVIPRDHPKSKRGALIEKIKTEITEKPDDYLLQETLDFSTTITRESFNPLIMRDSYVDLRVFSYYTNDGPQVPPGGLSRYARHGRITNNSSGGGVKDTWVVNLESI, encoded by the coding sequence ATGCATGTAGACTCTCTTCCTTCAAAATCAATTGATTTTTCAAAAGATGAAAGTTTCAATGAGGCAATTGATTCTAATCTTATAATACGTAAAGAGTACCAACAATTTTTTAAAAACATTCAAAATCCTCGTTTACTTCGATTGGGGGAAAAGGTAATGTCTGCAGATCTTACAGCGTATCTTGAAGGCTTCACATACAATGTAAAACCTACTGAGTACAATGCGGTTCCTATGGATTTTGTTCCACGTATAATTTCAAAACAAAATTTTCAAACAATTCAAGATGGAATTAAACAGCGTGCAAAAGTACTCAACATGTTCCTAAAGGATGTCTATACTCAGAAAAAAACAATTGTCCCTGATGAATTAATTTTCGGTTCTGAATATTTTAATCCTGATTTAATTGGGCATTTGCCAAAAAATGATATCTTCATTCAAGTTTATGGTGCAGATCTTCTATACAATGGGGAAACGTACTATGTGATTGAGGATAATCTTAGGGTACCTAGCGGCGTTACATATCCTATCAAGATTCGTGAAATGAGTGATAGGTATCTGGATATTTTGAAAAAGGGATACAAACTTGAATCATACAAGCCTTGGAAATTTCTACTTGATGCAATGAAAGATGCTTCATGGGTAAAAAATCCATTCATGGTGTTGCTGACAGATGGTACATCTGGCTCTGCGTATTTTGAGCACATGTATCTTTCAAAATTAATGAACATTCCACTAGTGGAGGCAGGAGATCTTTACATCACTGCATCAGGTAATGTTGTAGTAAAAATTCCTGGTGAGGGTGAAGTTCAAGTGGATGTAATTTATCGCAGAGTTGAAGATTTGGATATTTTCGTACCTGGAATTACAAAAGCATATCTTGATGGAAAAGTTGCATTGGTTAATTCTCCAGGAACTGGTATTGCAGATGACAAATTAGTTTACTCTTATGTTCCTGAACTTATACGACATTATCTTTCTGAAGAACCTATTTTAGAGCAACCTAAATCATACAACCCAACAATTCCTGAAGATTTGGAAAGTGCAATCAAAAATGTGGAGAACCTTGTTGTAAAAGAGAGAGGGGGATATGGTGGTATGGGAACTGTAATTCCACGAGATCATCCAAAATCTAAGAGAGGTGCACTAATTGAAAAGATTAAAACAGAGATCACTGAAAAACCTGATGACTATTTGTTACAGGAAACTTTGGATTTTTCTACTACAATCACAAGAGAATCTTTCAACCCCCTGATCATGCGAGATTCATACGTGGACCTTAGAGTATTTTCATATTATACAAATGATGGTCCACAAGTTCCACCAGGTGGTTTATCAAGATATGCCAGACATGGAAGAATTACAAATAATTCTTCTGGCGGTGGTGTAAAAGATACTTGGGTTGTTAATTTAGAATCCATTTAA